A genome region from Natronosalvus rutilus includes the following:
- the lonB gene encoding ATP-dependent protease LonB encodes MSNDTNVDGPSPDDDGTPPDEEDSSTDAVPPADDGATADSPSGGSDETDAETDSDAVESPVDADDAGGDSGSSPDADPEDPLERSLEKLEELEDGIEDADAAAVDAHDTDEDDEIETVEDLGSTVEVDPGVEIDEEIAEDDLLGGLQIDSTADIEVPDRLVDQVIGQDEARDIIIKAAKQRRHVMMIGSPGTGKSMLAKAMSQLLPKEDLQDVLVYHNPDDGNEPKVRTVPAGKGEQIIEAHKEEARKRNQMRSILMWIIIAIVVVYALFAQQILLGILAAGIIWLIFRYTSRGMDAMVPNMIVNNGEQRTAPFEDATGAHAGALLGDVRHDPFQSGGMETPSHDRVEPGSIHKSNKGVLFVDEINTLDVRTQQKLMTAIQEGEFAITGQSERSSGAMVQTEPVPCDFVMIAAGNLDAMENMHPALRSRIKGYGYEVYMDDTIEDTPEMRRKYARFVAQEVERDGRLPHFTHEAVEEVILEAKRRAGRKEHLTLLFRNLGGLVRVAGDIARAEDAEFTSRDHVLQAKSRSRSIEQQLADDYIERRKDYELQVNEGGVEGRVNGLAVMGEDSGIMLPVMAEIAPAQGQGQVIATGKLKEMAEESVQNVSAIIKKFSDVNLSEKDVHIQFVQAGQQGVDGDSASITVATAVISALEDIPVDQSVAMTGSLSVRGDVLPVGGVTHKIEAAAKAGCTKVIIPKTNEQDVMIEDEYEEMIEIIPCSNISEVLDVALMGEPKKDSLVDRLKQITGSAFESQVNTGTGTGTGGSNPSPQ; translated from the coding sequence ATGAGCAACGATACGAACGTTGACGGCCCGTCGCCGGACGACGATGGAACCCCTCCCGACGAGGAGGACTCGTCCACGGACGCGGTTCCCCCGGCCGACGACGGCGCGACCGCCGACTCCCCCAGTGGTGGGTCCGACGAGACGGACGCCGAGACCGACTCGGACGCCGTCGAATCGCCGGTCGATGCGGACGACGCCGGCGGTGACTCCGGGTCAAGCCCCGACGCCGATCCCGAGGACCCCCTCGAGCGATCGCTCGAGAAACTCGAGGAACTCGAGGATGGGATCGAGGACGCCGACGCGGCGGCCGTCGACGCACACGATACAGACGAAGACGACGAAATCGAGACCGTCGAAGATCTCGGCAGTACCGTCGAGGTCGATCCAGGTGTCGAAATCGACGAGGAAATCGCCGAGGACGACCTGCTCGGCGGTCTCCAGATCGACTCGACCGCCGACATCGAGGTCCCCGACCGATTGGTCGACCAGGTCATCGGGCAGGACGAAGCCCGTGACATCATCATCAAGGCAGCCAAACAGCGCCGCCACGTGATGATGATCGGCTCGCCTGGGACCGGGAAGTCGATGCTCGCGAAGGCGATGAGCCAGCTCCTCCCGAAGGAGGACCTCCAGGACGTACTCGTCTATCACAACCCCGACGACGGCAACGAGCCGAAAGTTCGGACGGTGCCAGCGGGCAAGGGCGAACAGATCATCGAGGCCCACAAGGAGGAAGCCCGAAAGCGCAACCAGATGCGCTCGATCCTGATGTGGATCATTATCGCCATCGTCGTGGTCTACGCGCTCTTCGCCCAGCAGATCCTCCTCGGTATCCTCGCTGCGGGTATCATCTGGCTGATCTTCCGGTACACTTCCCGCGGCATGGACGCGATGGTGCCGAACATGATCGTCAACAACGGCGAGCAGCGCACGGCGCCCTTCGAGGACGCCACCGGCGCCCACGCCGGCGCACTGCTCGGCGACGTTCGCCACGACCCGTTCCAGTCCGGCGGCATGGAGACCCCGAGTCACGACCGCGTCGAACCTGGCTCGATCCACAAGTCCAACAAGGGCGTGCTGTTCGTCGACGAGATCAACACCCTCGACGTCCGCACCCAGCAGAAGCTGATGACGGCGATCCAGGAGGGCGAGTTCGCCATCACGGGCCAGTCCGAGCGCTCCTCGGGCGCGATGGTCCAGACCGAACCCGTCCCCTGTGACTTCGTCATGATCGCCGCGGGGAACCTCGACGCGATGGAGAACATGCACCCCGCGCTCCGCAGCCGGATCAAGGGCTACGGGTACGAGGTCTACATGGACGACACCATCGAGGACACCCCCGAGATGCGCCGCAAGTACGCGCGCTTCGTCGCCCAGGAGGTCGAACGCGACGGCCGCCTGCCGCACTTCACCCACGAGGCCGTCGAGGAGGTCATCCTCGAGGCCAAGCGCCGGGCAGGCCGCAAAGAGCACCTCACCCTACTATTCCGGAACCTGGGCGGTCTCGTCCGGGTCGCCGGCGACATCGCGCGGGCCGAGGACGCCGAGTTCACGTCGCGCGACCACGTCCTGCAGGCGAAGAGCCGCTCGCGCTCGATCGAGCAGCAACTCGCCGACGACTACATCGAGCGCCGCAAGGACTACGAACTGCAGGTCAACGAGGGCGGCGTCGAAGGCCGCGTCAACGGGCTCGCCGTCATGGGCGAGGACTCCGGGATCATGCTTCCCGTCATGGCCGAGATTGCCCCGGCACAGGGCCAGGGCCAGGTCATCGCCACCGGGAAGCTCAAGGAGATGGCCGAGGAGTCGGTCCAGAACGTCTCCGCGATCATCAAGAAGTTCTCGGACGTGAACCTCTCGGAGAAGGACGTCCACATCCAGTTCGTCCAGGCCGGCCAGCAGGGCGTCGACGGTGACTCCGCCTCCATCACGGTGGCAACCGCCGTCATCTCCGCCCTCGAGGATATCCCGGTCGATCAGTCGGTCGCGATGACCGGGTCGCTGTCCGTGCGCGGCGACGTCCTCCCGGTCGGCGGCGTCACCCACAAAATCGAGGCCGCCGCGAAAGCCGGCTGTACGAAGGTCATCATCCCGAAGACCAACGAGCAGGACGTCATGATCGAGGACGAGTACGAGGAGATGATCGAGATCATCCCGTGCTCGAACATCAGCGAAGTCCTCGACGTCGCCCTGATGGGCGAACCGAAGAAGGACTCGCTGGTCGACCGGCTCAAGCAGATCACCGGCTCGGCGTTCGAGAGCCAGGTCAACACCGGGACCGGGACCGGAACTGGCGGCTCGAACCCGAGTCCGCAGTAA
- a CDS encoding valine--tRNA ligase — protein MDTPEQEDNTIDAEPSLEGEYDPAEAERRWQQRWVDAKTYAYEGEPGQDPNTTYAIDTPPPTVSGSLHMGHLYGSTLQDFAARFQRMADGDVLFPFGYDDNGIASERLTEEELDIRHQDYERREFQQLCREVCAKYEEQFTEKMQSLGSSIDWDHTYKTIEPRVQRISQLSFIDLYEKGREYRKKAPAIWCPECETAISQVETEDDERDSYFNDIAFEMRGENPPREEFVISTTRPELLPACVSVFVHPDDEENQDLVGETARVPIFGHEVPIIADDRVDMEKGSGVVMCCTFGDQNDIEWYQVHDLPLRVAIDETATMTDLADDYEGMSTEEAREAIVEDLEDAGFLRDRREIVHDVGVHERCDTPVEYRVSKQWYVEILDHKDEYLEAGEAMDWYPEKMFTRYQHWIEGLEWDWLISRQRDSGIPFPVWYCGECDHPIIAEKEDLPVDPLSDDPPLERCPECSSEEFEAEEDVFDTWATSSLTPLINAGWDWDEEAEEFTMANPELYPFDLRPQGHDIISFWLFHTIVKCYEHTGEVPFDATLINGHVLDENREKMSKSRGNVVEPAEVLDEYPVDAVRFWAASAAVGDDFPYQDQDIVAGEKLLRKLWNASKLVDHLAPADPEEPADLEAIDRWLLAELDDTVETLTEHFEHYEFAKARNHLRTFFWNTFCDDYLEIAKTRADSASTQYTLWAAHRTFLLLWAPILPHAIEEIWQARYAGSEDTGAADFDSIHTEAWPEPQGHEADLEAGETAMEVISALRRYKSEKQLPLNAELGSVSVYGPLEGFEDAVQSVMQVQELTVLEEEPEIATKIGSIDLDYSTLGPKYGAKVGEIDSEIESENYEVDDEEGVLRVAGEELEADLFEVEYERTYSGDGEMIETESAVVLLE, from the coding sequence ATGGATACACCCGAACAGGAAGACAACACAATCGACGCTGAACCGTCTCTCGAGGGCGAGTACGACCCAGCCGAAGCCGAACGGCGCTGGCAGCAGCGCTGGGTCGACGCAAAAACCTACGCCTACGAGGGTGAACCCGGCCAGGACCCGAACACCACCTACGCCATCGACACGCCGCCGCCGACGGTATCGGGGAGCCTGCACATGGGTCACCTCTACGGCTCGACGCTGCAGGACTTCGCGGCCCGCTTCCAGCGGATGGCCGACGGCGACGTCCTCTTTCCGTTCGGCTACGACGACAACGGCATCGCGAGCGAGCGCCTGACAGAGGAGGAACTGGACATTCGCCACCAGGACTACGAGCGCCGCGAGTTCCAGCAGCTCTGTCGCGAGGTCTGCGCAAAGTACGAGGAACAATTCACCGAGAAGATGCAGTCGCTGGGATCCTCGATCGACTGGGACCACACCTACAAGACCATCGAACCTCGCGTCCAGCGAATCTCCCAATTATCGTTCATCGACCTCTACGAGAAAGGACGCGAATATCGAAAGAAGGCGCCCGCAATCTGGTGTCCCGAGTGTGAGACAGCCATCTCCCAGGTCGAGACCGAGGACGATGAGCGGGATTCGTACTTCAACGACATCGCCTTCGAGATGCGTGGCGAGAATCCGCCGCGCGAGGAGTTCGTCATCTCGACGACCCGTCCCGAACTGCTGCCGGCGTGCGTCTCCGTGTTCGTCCACCCCGACGACGAGGAGAACCAGGATCTGGTTGGCGAAACCGCACGGGTGCCCATCTTCGGCCACGAGGTGCCGATCATCGCCGACGACCGCGTCGACATGGAGAAGGGCAGCGGCGTCGTCATGTGCTGTACGTTCGGTGACCAGAACGACATCGAGTGGTACCAGGTCCACGACCTCCCACTGCGAGTCGCCATCGACGAGACTGCGACGATGACCGACCTTGCGGACGATTACGAGGGAATGAGTACCGAGGAAGCTCGAGAAGCCATCGTCGAGGACCTCGAAGACGCTGGCTTCCTCCGGGATCGCCGCGAAATCGTCCACGACGTCGGCGTCCACGAACGCTGTGACACCCCCGTCGAGTACCGCGTCTCCAAACAGTGGTACGTCGAAATCCTCGATCACAAGGACGAGTACCTCGAGGCCGGCGAGGCCATGGACTGGTACCCCGAGAAGATGTTTACCAGGTACCAACACTGGATCGAGGGCCTCGAGTGGGACTGGCTCATCTCGCGTCAGCGCGACTCGGGCATCCCGTTCCCCGTCTGGTACTGCGGCGAGTGCGATCACCCGATCATCGCCGAAAAGGAAGACCTGCCGGTCGACCCCCTGAGCGACGACCCGCCGCTCGAGCGCTGCCCCGAGTGCAGTAGTGAGGAATTCGAGGCCGAAGAGGACGTCTTCGACACGTGGGCGACCTCCTCGTTGACGCCGCTGATCAATGCCGGCTGGGACTGGGACGAGGAAGCCGAAGAGTTCACCATGGCGAACCCCGAGCTCTACCCGTTCGACCTGCGCCCACAGGGCCACGACATCATCTCGTTCTGGCTGTTCCACACTATCGTCAAGTGCTACGAGCACACCGGCGAGGTGCCCTTCGACGCGACGCTCATCAACGGCCACGTCCTCGACGAGAATCGCGAGAAAATGTCCAAATCCCGCGGCAACGTCGTCGAACCTGCCGAAGTCCTCGACGAGTATCCCGTCGACGCCGTCCGGTTCTGGGCTGCCAGCGCCGCCGTCGGCGACGACTTCCCCTACCAGGACCAGGACATCGTCGCCGGCGAGAAACTCCTGCGCAAGCTCTGGAACGCCTCCAAACTGGTCGACCACCTCGCGCCCGCCGACCCCGAGGAGCCCGCCGACCTCGAGGCGATCGACCGCTGGCTGCTGGCGGAACTCGACGACACGGTCGAAACCCTCACCGAACACTTCGAGCACTACGAGTTCGCCAAAGCCCGCAACCACCTCCGGACGTTCTTCTGGAACACCTTCTGTGACGACTACCTCGAAATCGCCAAAACCCGCGCGGACAGCGCCTCGACGCAGTACACGTTGTGGGCGGCCCACCGAACCTTCCTCCTGCTCTGGGCGCCTATCCTCCCCCACGCCATCGAGGAAATTTGGCAGGCGAGGTATGCGGGGAGCGAGGACACCGGGGCCGCCGACTTCGACAGCATCCACACCGAAGCCTGGCCGGAGCCCCAGGGCCACGAGGCCGACCTCGAGGCTGGCGAGACCGCCATGGAGGTCATCTCCGCGCTCCGCCGCTACAAGAGTGAGAAACAGCTCCCGCTGAACGCCGAGCTCGGGTCCGTTTCGGTCTACGGCCCCCTCGAGGGCTTCGAGGATGCAGTCCAGAGCGTGATGCAGGTCCAGGAGTTAACTGTGCTCGAGGAGGAGCCCGAAATCGCGACCAAAATCGGGTCGATCGACCTCGACTATTCGACTCTCGGACCGAAGTACGGGGCGAAAGTCGGTGAGATCGATTCGGAAATCGAGAGCGAGAATTACGAGGTCGACGACGAGGAAGGCGTTCTCCGCGTCGCCGGTGAAGAACTCGAGGCCGACCTCTTCGAGGTCGAGTACGAGCGAACCTACTCGGGCGACGGCGAGATGATCGAGACGGAGTCGGCGGTCGTGCTTCTCGAGTAG
- a CDS encoding transporter yields the protein MVRLSTVLILLGIVFVIAPIPPVGMILAVLCFAIGLPLRFVFDK from the coding sequence ATGGTTCGCCTCTCGACGGTGCTCATCCTGCTCGGTATCGTGTTCGTGATCGCGCCGATCCCACCGGTCGGGATGATCCTAGCCGTGCTCTGTTTCGCGATCGGGTTGCCGCTTCGATTCGTGTTCGACAAGTGA
- a CDS encoding MGMT family protein produces MNDLADADAGIYAFESTYLERFVQVGIASGRVMSVSFPDQPDENAVVGDHPVLDRFAEYLEGLSEVDFADLEVALTVPTDQRSVLEQVRGIPYGENVDVATVARMAGLDPDDEDDTILVRTALDENPIPIVFPDHRVRDGPSAAPPQVEQKLRSLEEL; encoded by the coding sequence ATGAACGACCTCGCCGATGCGGACGCAGGCATCTACGCGTTCGAGTCGACCTACCTCGAGCGGTTCGTCCAGGTCGGGATCGCCAGCGGCCGGGTGATGTCGGTCTCGTTCCCGGATCAGCCGGACGAGAACGCCGTCGTCGGGGACCACCCCGTGCTGGATCGCTTCGCCGAGTACCTCGAGGGCCTCTCCGAGGTCGACTTCGCCGACCTCGAGGTCGCCTTGACCGTGCCGACCGACCAGCGATCAGTGCTCGAACAGGTTCGCGGGATTCCCTACGGAGAGAACGTCGACGTCGCCACGGTCGCCCGGATGGCGGGACTCGATCCCGACGACGAGGACGACACCATCCTCGTTCGAACGGCACTCGACGAGAATCCGATCCCCATCGTCTTCCCCGACCACCGCGTCCGGGACGGACCGAGCGCCGCTCCACCGCAGGTCGAACAGAAGTTGCGCTCGCTCGAGGAACTATAA
- a CDS encoding tyrosine--tRNA ligase, protein MDTYDLITRNVDEVVTDEEVRELATDPAGKRVYVGYEPSGVLHLGHLLTANKLIDLQDAGMEVVVLLADVHAYLNGKGTFEEIRETAEQMRAQFLAYGLDESQTEFVYGSSYQLEDDYVLDLHELELSTTLNRAQRAMAELQSGETAKVSHVVYPLMQALDIEYLDLDLAVGGMDQRKVHMLMREELPELGYEARPCLHTPIVADLTTGEGKMSSSQGVTISMEDSADDLEDKVNSAFCPPTRDPEGDLENPVLELFEYHVFPRFETVLVERPEKYGGDLEYGSYEDLASDLESGELHPADAKGTLASYLDELVAPGREKLRELREA, encoded by the coding sequence ATGGACACCTACGACCTGATTACGCGGAACGTCGACGAGGTCGTCACCGACGAGGAGGTACGCGAACTCGCTACCGACCCGGCCGGCAAGCGCGTCTACGTCGGCTACGAACCCTCCGGCGTCTTGCACCTGGGGCACCTACTCACCGCGAACAAGCTCATCGACCTCCAGGACGCCGGCATGGAAGTCGTCGTCTTGCTCGCGGACGTCCATGCCTACCTCAACGGGAAGGGAACCTTCGAGGAAATTCGCGAGACCGCCGAGCAGATGCGCGCGCAGTTCCTCGCTTACGGGCTCGACGAGTCCCAGACCGAGTTCGTCTACGGCTCGAGCTACCAGCTCGAGGACGACTACGTACTGGACCTCCACGAACTCGAGCTATCGACGACGCTGAATCGCGCCCAACGGGCGATGGCCGAGTTGCAGTCGGGCGAGACCGCCAAGGTCAGCCACGTCGTCTACCCACTGATGCAGGCGCTGGACATCGAGTACCTCGACCTCGACCTCGCCGTCGGCGGGATGGACCAGCGCAAGGTCCATATGCTGATGCGCGAGGAGCTCCCCGAGCTAGGCTACGAGGCCCGTCCGTGCCTCCACACGCCCATCGTCGCCGACCTCACCACCGGCGAGGGCAAGATGTCCTCGAGCCAGGGCGTCACCATCTCGATGGAGGACTCAGCCGACGACCTCGAAGACAAGGTGAACTCGGCGTTCTGTCCGCCAACCCGCGACCCGGAGGGCGACCTCGAGAACCCCGTCCTCGAACTGTTCGAGTACCACGTCTTCCCCCGGTTCGAAACGGTACTCGTCGAGCGACCCGAGAAGTACGGCGGGGATCTCGAGTACGGGAGCTACGAGGACCTGGCGAGCGACCTCGAGTCGGGCGAACTCCACCCGGCGGACGCGAAGGGGACACTCGCGAGCTACCTCGACGAGTTGGTCGCGCCGGGTCGCGAGAAACTGCGCGAACTACGCGAAGCCTGA
- a CDS encoding YeeE/YedE family protein, whose amino-acid sequence MPLESLLPVAPFPNGIDHYALGGVLVGLGVVTIYLATAIAPGASTFLESTLSYGSSLSRLDRYRASRDWRVVFTLGIVSGAALYTLATGGGAWVTAVAPWRLLVGGVLIGVGTRLGKGCTSGHGVCGVGSASSTSFVGVLSFLLVAIVTAQLAMAAGVSP is encoded by the coding sequence ATGCCACTCGAGTCGCTCCTCCCGGTCGCACCGTTCCCCAATGGGATCGATCACTACGCCCTCGGCGGCGTCCTGGTCGGCCTCGGCGTCGTTACCATCTACCTCGCGACCGCCATCGCCCCCGGCGCGAGCACCTTCCTCGAGTCGACGCTCTCGTACGGCTCGTCGCTCTCGCGACTCGACCGCTATCGCGCCTCTCGAGACTGGCGGGTCGTCTTCACCCTCGGAATCGTATCCGGGGCGGCGCTCTACACGCTCGCGACCGGCGGCGGAGCCTGGGTGACGGCGGTCGCGCCCTGGCGACTCCTGGTGGGCGGCGTGCTCATCGGCGTCGGTACCCGTCTCGGGAAGGGGTGTACCTCCGGTCACGGCGTCTGCGGTGTCGGCTCTGCCTCGAGCACGTCGTTCGTCGGCGTGCTCTCGTTTCTCCTCGTTGCGATCGTGACCGCCCAGTTGGCGATGGCCGCGGGGGTGTCGCCGTGA
- a CDS encoding NUDIX hydrolase: protein MPWTLDGPEPTRCPWCGEPLERRNREGARSVHCVACDRTLYRNPVPVACMAVVEDDSVLLIERGSGPNLGEWALPGGHLEHDEPPHVAAARELEEETGLSVDPSVLSLLGTGFIALEYGHRHEMVSVNYAVSSARTTGVLEAGSDAAAARYWSRDELFADGRRPTLRASGLEQVLSAISEFG, encoded by the coding sequence ATGCCGTGGACACTCGACGGACCCGAACCGACTCGCTGCCCCTGGTGCGGCGAGCCTCTCGAGCGCCGGAACCGGGAGGGGGCTCGATCGGTCCACTGCGTGGCCTGCGATCGAACGCTCTACCGAAACCCCGTTCCGGTTGCCTGCATGGCCGTCGTCGAGGACGATTCCGTGCTGTTGATCGAACGCGGTTCCGGTCCCAACCTCGGCGAATGGGCGCTTCCAGGCGGCCACCTCGAGCACGACGAACCGCCCCACGTTGCGGCCGCTCGCGAACTCGAGGAAGAGACCGGGCTCTCGGTCGACCCGTCGGTTCTTTCGCTGCTCGGAACCGGATTCATCGCACTCGAGTACGGGCACAGGCACGAAATGGTGTCGGTCAACTACGCCGTGTCGAGCGCGAGAACGACGGGAGTGCTCGAGGCCGGATCTGACGCGGCAGCCGCCCGGTACTGGTCGCGAGACGAACTGTTCGCAGACGGGAGACGGCCGACCCTCAGGGCCTCCGGGCTCGAGCAAGTGCTGAGCGCAATCAGCGAGTTCGGGTGA
- a CDS encoding DUF2061 domain-containing protein: MLDDVVSRSALQARKRALVKTLCYRLFMILITTMVAWAVVGEVGAALNIGIATNVVKTGTYYLYERTWDHISWGVSAST, encoded by the coding sequence ATGCTCGACGACGTCGTCTCGCGGTCGGCGCTCCAGGCTCGGAAGCGAGCCCTCGTGAAAACCCTCTGCTATCGGCTCTTCATGATCCTCATCACGACGATGGTCGCGTGGGCCGTCGTTGGGGAGGTCGGCGCGGCGCTCAACATCGGGATCGCGACGAACGTCGTGAAAACGGGGACCTACTACCTCTACGAGCGAACGTGGGACCACATCAGCTGGGGGGTCTCGGCGTCGACGTAG
- a CDS encoding DUF6691 family protein produces the protein MTAADPGEVVQDHDQHPLFLPVVFLGGLVFGVGLALSEMAKPEVVLSFLQFEDFGLLFVMLGGAAVTGLAFFGAPLALGRAPLTGARYGRRLKSLDRNVVLGGGIFGVGWGLSGICPGAAYASLGIGNYAILWGIAGMFVGAYAQAYWRSSPASAGTDATAAD, from the coding sequence GTGACCGCCGCCGATCCAGGCGAGGTCGTCCAGGACCACGACCAGCACCCGCTGTTCTTGCCCGTCGTCTTCCTCGGCGGCCTCGTCTTCGGTGTCGGCCTCGCGTTGAGCGAGATGGCGAAACCGGAGGTCGTCCTCTCGTTCCTCCAATTCGAGGACTTCGGGCTCCTGTTCGTCATGCTCGGCGGCGCCGCCGTCACCGGTCTCGCCTTCTTCGGCGCGCCGCTGGCCCTCGGACGGGCGCCACTGACTGGCGCTCGCTACGGGCGGCGGCTCAAGTCCCTCGACAGGAACGTCGTGCTGGGCGGCGGCATCTTCGGGGTCGGCTGGGGACTGTCCGGAATCTGTCCCGGCGCGGCCTACGCCAGCCTGGGTATCGGCAACTACGCGATCCTCTGGGGGATCGCTGGCATGTTCGTCGGTGCGTACGCCCAGGCCTACTGGCGGTCGTCGCCAGCGAGTGCAGGGACCGACGCGACGGCGGCCGATTGA
- a CDS encoding succinylglutamate desuccinylase/aspartoacylase domain-containing protein: MRVVQLGTGTPELAVVAAIHGDEPCGVRAVERLIEEEPSVKRPVKLVVANEEALERSVRYVDEDLNRAFPGHPEAETHEGRLAHELGAELEGCLTFSMHSTQSHADPFAIVDELSETTRDLCPQLPVTALVETGPFAGGRLFSGADAVEVECGLQGSDAAAENADRLTRAFLTAVGALPGDTVRRDLPVYQLVDRIDKAAADTYEVFVDNFERVEEGAAFAAADGEKQVASEGFYPVLLSPYGYRNVFGYTARKLETLTASTVAE; encoded by the coding sequence ATGAGAGTCGTACAGCTCGGAACCGGGACGCCGGAACTCGCGGTCGTCGCCGCCATTCACGGCGACGAGCCCTGCGGCGTCCGCGCCGTGGAACGGCTGATCGAAGAGGAACCGTCGGTCAAACGCCCAGTGAAGCTCGTCGTCGCGAACGAGGAGGCCCTCGAGCGCAGCGTCAGGTACGTCGACGAGGACCTCAATCGGGCCTTTCCGGGCCATCCAGAGGCGGAGACCCACGAGGGGCGACTCGCCCACGAACTCGGGGCGGAACTCGAGGGCTGTCTCACGTTCTCGATGCACTCCACGCAGAGCCACGCCGACCCGTTCGCCATCGTCGACGAACTGAGCGAGACGACCAGGGACCTATGTCCGCAACTGCCGGTGACGGCGCTCGTCGAAACCGGCCCCTTCGCTGGCGGGCGGCTGTTCAGCGGGGCCGACGCGGTCGAGGTCGAGTGTGGACTGCAGGGAAGCGACGCTGCGGCCGAGAACGCAGACCGCCTGACGCGGGCGTTCCTGACCGCCGTCGGGGCACTTCCGGGCGATACGGTTCGCCGGGACCTCCCGGTCTACCAGCTCGTCGACCGGATCGACAAGGCGGCCGCCGACACCTACGAGGTGTTCGTCGACAACTTCGAGCGCGTCGAGGAGGGCGCGGCGTTCGCGGCTGCCGACGGCGAGAAGCAGGTCGCCTCGGAGGGCTTTTACCCCGTCTTGCTGTCCCCCTACGGCTACCGCAACGTCTTCGGGTACACCGCGCGCAAACTCGAGACGCTGACCGCGTCGACGGTCGCCGAGTGA
- a CDS encoding nicotinamide-nucleotide adenylyltransferase yields the protein MTRGFYIGRFQPYHNGHHTMVERIAEDVDELVLGIGSAGDSHSTRNPFTAGERIMMITKAVQEFDLTTYAVPIEDLERNSVWVSHVQSMSPDFDVAYSNNPLVVQLFRESGVDIRQSPMFNREVLEGASVRERMIDDEDWESLVPDAVVEVVEEIEGIERIQMVSEDDSNGV from the coding sequence ATGACGCGGGGGTTCTACATCGGCCGGTTCCAGCCCTATCACAACGGTCACCACACCATGGTCGAACGCATCGCCGAGGACGTCGACGAACTGGTTCTCGGGATCGGGAGCGCGGGCGACTCGCACTCGACGCGCAACCCGTTTACCGCCGGCGAGCGGATCATGATGATCACCAAGGCCGTCCAGGAGTTCGATCTGACGACCTACGCGGTCCCCATCGAGGACCTGGAGCGTAACTCCGTCTGGGTGAGCCACGTCCAGAGCATGAGTCCGGACTTCGACGTGGCGTACTCGAACAACCCGCTCGTCGTCCAGTTGTTCCGCGAGTCAGGGGTCGACATCCGCCAGTCCCCGATGTTCAACCGCGAGGTCCTCGAGGGGGCGTCCGTTCGCGAGCGGATGATCGACGACGAGGACTGGGAGTCGCTGGTTCCCGACGCCGTCGTCGAGGTGGTCGAGGAGATCGAGGGCATCGAACGGATCCAGATGGTCTCCGAAGACGATTCGAACGGCGTGTGA
- a CDS encoding CPBP family intramembrane glutamic endopeptidase — translation MTQWAAFAGLSGVVLVALLVLSVLTQRAFEEPNGSRASRQNPLDAESQRPTDRPLERTDSRDQATDAASREAPPEEASASAVEEYGPASDDVAPVSEAGTPRQPTRTREPTRSETGTDPHDISTGALLANVALSQGLFAAVLLGAAVYTSIPLEALGIEFDSNYLRSGLLLGAVAGVVLYATNEVGAALATRLGVDHDEALRGLLAPDDVRGWVVLLVAVLPVVAFFEEFLFRAALIGALAVGFDVPIWLLAVGSSVAFAVGHGMQGPAGIVVTGLLGFVLAALFIATGSLLAVVVAHYLVNALEFVVHEGLGLEPVESVLERVGS, via the coding sequence ATGACCCAGTGGGCGGCGTTCGCGGGACTTTCTGGCGTCGTCCTCGTCGCACTTCTCGTTCTCTCGGTACTCACCCAGCGCGCGTTCGAGGAGCCGAACGGCTCGAGGGCCAGCCGTCAAAACCCGCTTGATGCCGAGTCCCAACGGCCGACCGATCGTCCCCTCGAGCGGACCGACTCGAGGGATCAGGCGACCGACGCAGCGTCTCGAGAGGCGCCGCCGGAGGAAGCGTCTGCATCCGCAGTCGAGGAGTACGGGCCGGCGTCCGACGACGTCGCACCCGTCTCGGAAGCGGGGACGCCCCGTCAGCCGACGAGAACTCGAGAGCCCACACGGTCGGAGACCGGAACCGATCCCCACGACATCTCGACTGGAGCCTTGCTCGCAAACGTCGCCCTCTCGCAGGGACTGTTCGCCGCGGTTCTGCTCGGGGCCGCCGTCTACACCTCGATCCCGCTCGAGGCCCTCGGAATCGAGTTCGACTCGAACTACCTGCGAAGCGGCCTGCTCCTCGGCGCCGTCGCCGGTGTCGTCCTCTACGCGACAAACGAAGTCGGGGCCGCGCTGGCGACTCGCCTGGGCGTCGACCACGACGAGGCGCTTCGTGGACTGCTAGCCCCCGACGACGTTCGCGGGTGGGTCGTCCTGCTCGTCGCCGTCTTGCCGGTCGTCGCGTTCTTCGAGGAGTTTCTCTTCCGCGCAGCCCTGATCGGCGCCCTCGCTGTCGGCTTCGACGTCCCGATCTGGCTGCTCGCCGTGGGTTCGTCGGTCGCGTTCGCGGTCGGCCACGGGATGCAGGGACCCGCTGGCATCGTCGTCACCGGCCTCCTGGGATTCGTCCTGGCAGCGCTGTTCATCGCCACGGGGAGCCTGCTCGCGGTCGTCGTCGCTCACTACCTCGTCAACGCCCTCGAGTTCGTCGTCCACGAGGGGCTGGGTCTCGAGCCCGTGGAGTCAGTGCTCGAGCGGGTCGGGAGCTAG